One segment of Mycolicibacterium baixiangningiae DNA contains the following:
- the ilvD gene encoding dihydroxy-acid dehydratase encodes MPSGTGSTPDIKPRSRDVTDGLEKTAARGMLRAVGMGDDDWVKPQIGVGSSWNEITPCNMSLQRLAQSVKGGVHSAGGFPLEFGTISVSDGISMGHEGMHFSLVSREVIADSVETVVQAERLDGTVLLAGCDKSIPGMLMAAARLDLASVFFYNGSIMPGVAKLTDGSEKEVTIIDAFEAVGACARGLMSREDVDIIERAICPGEGACGGMYTANTMASAAEALGLSLPGSASPLAVDKRREDYARRSGEAVVEMLRRGITARDILTKEAFENAIAVVMAFGGSTNAVLHLLAIAWEANVKLTLEDFTRVGNRVPHLADVKPFGRHVMKHVDEIGGVPVVMKALLDAGLLHGDCLTVTGKTMAENLAHIEPPDPDGKVLRAMNNPIHPTGGITILHGSLAPEGAVVKSAGFDSDVFEGTARVFERERAALDALEDGTITHGDVVVIRYEGPKGGPGMREMLAITGAIKGAGLGKDVLLMTDGRFSGGTTGLCVGHIAPEAVDGGPIAFVRDGDKIRLDVAKGTLDLLVDKDEFDSRKAGFEPLPPVYTTGVLAKYTKLVGSAAVGAVCS; translated from the coding sequence ATGCCCTCAGGAACCGGCTCAACGCCCGATATCAAGCCGCGCTCGCGCGACGTCACCGACGGCCTCGAGAAGACCGCTGCCCGCGGGATGCTGCGGGCGGTAGGGATGGGCGACGACGACTGGGTGAAGCCGCAGATCGGCGTGGGTTCGTCGTGGAACGAGATCACCCCGTGCAACATGTCGCTTCAGCGACTGGCTCAGTCGGTCAAGGGCGGTGTGCACTCCGCAGGCGGATTCCCGCTGGAATTCGGCACGATCTCGGTCTCCGACGGCATCTCGATGGGCCACGAGGGCATGCACTTCTCACTGGTCTCCCGCGAGGTGATCGCCGACAGCGTCGAGACCGTGGTCCAGGCCGAGCGCCTCGACGGCACGGTGCTGCTCGCCGGCTGCGACAAGTCGATCCCCGGCATGCTGATGGCCGCCGCCCGACTCGACCTGGCCAGCGTCTTCTTCTACAACGGCTCGATCATGCCGGGCGTCGCCAAGCTCACCGACGGCAGCGAGAAGGAAGTCACCATCATCGACGCCTTCGAGGCGGTCGGTGCGTGCGCCCGCGGGCTGATGTCGCGCGAGGACGTGGACATCATCGAGCGGGCCATCTGTCCCGGCGAAGGTGCCTGCGGCGGCATGTACACCGCCAACACCATGGCGTCGGCCGCCGAGGCGCTGGGCCTGTCGCTGCCGGGCAGCGCATCCCCGCTGGCCGTCGACAAGCGGCGCGAGGACTATGCGCGTCGCTCCGGTGAAGCGGTGGTGGAGATGCTGCGCCGTGGCATCACCGCCCGCGACATCCTCACCAAGGAGGCCTTCGAGAACGCGATCGCCGTCGTCATGGCGTTCGGCGGTTCCACCAACGCCGTGCTGCACCTGCTGGCCATCGCGTGGGAAGCCAACGTCAAGCTCACGCTCGAGGACTTCACGCGCGTCGGGAACCGGGTGCCCCACCTCGCCGACGTCAAGCCGTTCGGCCGCCACGTGATGAAGCACGTCGACGAGATCGGCGGCGTGCCCGTCGTGATGAAGGCGCTGCTGGACGCCGGTCTGCTGCACGGCGATTGCCTGACCGTCACCGGCAAGACGATGGCCGAGAACCTGGCCCACATCGAACCGCCCGACCCCGACGGCAAGGTGCTGCGGGCGATGAACAACCCGATCCACCCGACCGGCGGTATCACGATCCTGCACGGGTCGCTGGCGCCCGAGGGTGCCGTGGTGAAGTCCGCGGGCTTCGACTCCGACGTCTTCGAGGGCACCGCAAGGGTTTTCGAGCGCGAGCGGGCCGCACTGGACGCGCTGGAGGACGGCACGATCACCCATGGCGACGTCGTCGTCATCCGCTACGAGGGCCCCAAGGGCGGACCCGGGATGCGCGAGATGTTGGCGATCACCGGCGCCATCAAGGGTGCGGGCCTGGGCAAGGACGTGCTGCTGATGACCGACGGCCGGTTCTCGGGCGGCACCACGGGCCTGTGCGTCGGTCACATCGCGCCCGAGGCGGTCGACGGTGGGCCGATCGCGTTCGTGCGCGACGGCGACAAGATCCGCCTCGACGTCGCCAAGGGCACGCTGGACCTGCTGGTCGACAAGGACGAATTCGATTCCCGCAAAGCAGGTTTCGAGCCGCTGCCCCCGGTGTACACCACCGGCGTGCTGGCCAAATACACGAAGCTGGTCGGCTCGGCGGCGGTCGGCGCGGTCTGCAGCTAG
- a CDS encoding SRPBCC family protein, with translation MGICYRNGMVIVDRVVHAPPATVWSVLVDLEAWPKWGPTVAGAQLLDGTELGLGERGKVYTPVGVPLPFTITEFEPSRRWAWQVAGVPATAHGVEPTDDGTRVYMAAPVWAAPYVPVLAVALQRIDRMVSG, from the coding sequence ATGGGGATCTGCTACCGAAACGGCATGGTGATCGTCGACCGGGTGGTTCATGCCCCGCCCGCGACGGTGTGGTCGGTCCTCGTCGACCTCGAGGCGTGGCCGAAGTGGGGCCCGACGGTGGCCGGCGCCCAACTGCTCGACGGCACTGAACTCGGGCTGGGCGAGCGCGGCAAGGTCTACACCCCGGTGGGCGTGCCGCTGCCGTTCACGATCACCGAATTCGAGCCGAGCCGGCGATGGGCCTGGCAGGTGGCGGGCGTACCCGCCACCGCGCACGGCGTCGAACCGACCGACGACGGCACACGCGTGTACATGGCCGCACCGGTGTGGGCGGCGCCGTACGTTCCGGTTCTCGCCGTCGCGCTGCAGCGCATCGACCGGATGGTCAGCGGCTAA
- a CDS encoding TIGR04338 family metallohydrolase, with amino-acid sequence MSSRDTQRAKVYAAEQFVRTLFDRTAEHGNQVVEFFGAQLTLPPEARFASVASVQAYVDAVLAHPRIRAGWPGAGPLAVRARRGATAAHYECADGRAVIAVPDRHTTWALRELVVLHEVAHHLCHAEPAHGPAFTSTFCEVADAVMGPEVAHVLRVVYAKEGVRLGGGSTG; translated from the coding sequence GTGAGCAGCCGCGACACCCAGCGCGCCAAGGTCTACGCGGCGGAGCAGTTCGTCCGCACGCTCTTCGACCGGACGGCCGAACACGGGAACCAGGTGGTCGAGTTCTTCGGCGCCCAGCTGACCCTGCCGCCCGAAGCGCGCTTCGCGTCGGTGGCGTCGGTGCAGGCCTATGTCGACGCCGTCCTGGCCCACCCGCGGATCCGGGCCGGCTGGCCCGGCGCGGGTCCGCTGGCCGTCCGCGCCCGCCGCGGCGCCACCGCCGCGCACTACGAATGCGCCGACGGCCGGGCCGTGATCGCCGTCCCCGACCGGCACACCACCTGGGCCCTGCGCGAGCTGGTGGTCCTGCACGAGGTCGCCCATCACCTGTGCCACGCCGAACCGGCGCACGGCCCCGCCTTCACGTCCACGTTCTGCGAGGTGGCGGACGCCGTGATGGGCCCGGAGGTGGCTCATGTGCTGCGGGTGGTGTACGCCAAAGAAGGGGTCCGGCTGGGTGGCGGTTCCACGGGTTAA
- a CDS encoding DUF2786 domain-containing protein, translated as MSDDKMLARIAALLRQAEGTDNVHEAEAFMAAAQRLATATSIDLALARSHSDQRTKAQTPVQRTITIGEAGTRGLRTYVQLFVVIAAANDVKCDVASNSTFVYAYGFAEDIDASHALYAGLVMQMVKASEAYIGSGAHRPTPTITARLNFQLAFGARIGQRLIEARDEALAAATEDYDNRPGTAIALRDKDLELKDFYKQASQARGTWRAASATAGYSSAARRAGDRAGQRARLGPSSELAGARPALET; from the coding sequence ATGAGTGACGACAAGATGCTGGCGCGTATCGCGGCCCTGCTGCGCCAGGCCGAAGGCACCGACAACGTGCACGAGGCAGAGGCTTTCATGGCCGCCGCACAGCGCCTGGCCACGGCGACGTCGATCGACCTGGCGCTGGCCCGGTCACACTCCGATCAGCGCACCAAGGCACAGACACCCGTGCAGCGCACCATCACGATCGGCGAAGCCGGCACCCGTGGACTGCGGACCTACGTGCAGTTGTTCGTGGTCATCGCCGCCGCGAACGACGTCAAGTGCGACGTCGCGTCGAACTCGACGTTCGTCTACGCCTACGGGTTCGCCGAGGACATCGACGCCAGCCACGCGCTCTATGCGGGCCTGGTCATGCAGATGGTCAAGGCGTCGGAGGCCTACATCGGCTCCGGCGCGCACCGGCCCACCCCGACCATCACGGCGCGGCTGAACTTCCAGCTGGCGTTCGGGGCGCGTATCGGCCAGCGGCTCATCGAGGCCCGCGACGAGGCGCTGGCCGCCGCCACGGAGGATTACGACAACCGGCCGGGCACCGCGATCGCGTTACGCGACAAGGATCTCGAGCTCAAGGACTTCTACAAGCAGGCGTCGCAGGCCAGGGGTACCTGGCGTGCGGCCAGCGCCACCGCCGGATATTCGTCGGCGGCGCGGCGCGCCGGTGACCGGGCCGGGCAGCGGGCACGGCTCGGACCGAGTTCCGAACTGGCCGGTGCCCGCCCGGCGCTGGAGACGTGA
- a CDS encoding thiamine-binding protein has protein sequence MLVAFSVSPTGGDETGGVREAVAAAIRVVRASGLPNETNAMFTNIEGEWDEVMAVVKRAVDAVAAVSPRVSLVLKADIRPGFTGQLTAKVERLEEELGN, from the coding sequence ATGCTTGTGGCGTTCAGCGTGAGCCCGACCGGTGGCGACGAGACCGGCGGGGTGCGCGAGGCCGTGGCGGCGGCGATCCGCGTGGTGCGGGCATCCGGTCTGCCGAACGAGACGAACGCGATGTTCACGAACATCGAGGGTGAGTGGGACGAGGTGATGGCCGTCGTCAAGCGGGCCGTCGATGCGGTGGCGGCGGTGTCCCCGCGGGTCAGCCTGGTCCTCAAGGCCGACATCCGGCCCGGTTTCACCGGCCAGTTGACCGCCAAAGTCGAGCGACTCGAAGAGGAACTCGGGAACTGA
- a CDS encoding AAA family ATPase: MNMPVATTTSHCEAVLDEIGSVVVGKRRALTLILTAVLARGHVLIEDLPGLGKTLIARSFAAALGLQFTRVQFTPDLLPADLLGSTIYDMQSGRFEFRRGPIFTNLLLADEINRTPPKTQAALLEAMAERQVSIDGTTHRLPAPFLVLATDNPIEYEGTYPLPEAQLDRFAVRLELRYLSAPDEVSMLRRRLDRGSAEPTVQRVVDGPELLAMQESVEQVTVHDDVLQYVVSLAAASRQHPQIAVGASPRAELDLVQLARARALLAGRDYVIPEDVKSLAVPVLAHRISLRPEMWVRRVQGADVVDELLRRLPVPRTGSAQ; encoded by the coding sequence ATGAACATGCCGGTGGCGACCACGACGTCGCACTGCGAGGCGGTCCTCGACGAGATCGGATCGGTGGTCGTCGGTAAACGCCGCGCGCTCACGCTGATCCTGACCGCGGTGCTGGCCCGCGGCCACGTCCTCATCGAGGACCTGCCGGGGCTCGGCAAGACTTTGATCGCGCGGTCGTTTGCCGCCGCGCTCGGATTGCAGTTCACCCGTGTGCAATTCACACCGGACCTGCTGCCCGCCGATCTGCTCGGCTCGACCATCTACGACATGCAGTCCGGCCGTTTCGAATTCCGGCGGGGCCCGATCTTCACCAACCTGCTGCTCGCCGACGAGATCAACCGGACACCGCCGAAGACGCAGGCCGCCCTGCTGGAGGCGATGGCCGAACGGCAGGTCAGCATCGACGGCACCACCCACCGACTGCCCGCGCCCTTTCTGGTGCTGGCGACGGACAACCCAATCGAGTACGAGGGCACCTACCCGCTGCCCGAGGCGCAACTCGACCGCTTCGCCGTCCGGCTCGAACTGCGCTATCTCTCTGCGCCCGACGAGGTCTCGATGCTGCGCCGCCGGCTCGACCGGGGTTCGGCGGAGCCGACCGTGCAGCGGGTGGTCGACGGGCCGGAGCTGCTGGCCATGCAGGAGTCGGTGGAGCAGGTCACGGTCCACGACGATGTCCTTCAGTACGTGGTGTCGCTCGCGGCGGCGTCGCGTCAGCACCCGCAGATCGCCGTCGGTGCGAGTCCACGCGCCGAACTCGACCTCGTACAACTCGCACGGGCCAGGGCGCTGCTGGCCGGCCGCGACTACGTGATCCCCGAAGACGTCAAATCGCTGGCCGTCCCGGTGCTGGCCCACCGGATCAGCCTGCGGCCGGAGATGTGGGTCCGGCGGGTGCAGGGCGCCGACGTGGTCGACGAGCTGCTGCGCCGTCTTCCGGTGCCCCGGACCGGCAGCGCACAGTGA
- a CDS encoding O-methyltransferase — translation MNEPNPQAVDQLFDRLLHTEDDALIAARESAAAAGMPQIEVSAQHGRLLLLLATMIGARRVLEIGTLAGYSTINLARGAGPDGRVVTLEFDPRHAEVARANLARAGVDDRVEVLVGAALDTLPTLQTGAPFDLVFIDADKENNVAYVEWAIRLGRQGTVIVVDNVTRMGRIYDPAPDDLQATAVREMLEMMGGHPRLTTAAIQTVGAKNWDGFAVAVVT, via the coding sequence GTGAACGAGCCGAATCCGCAGGCGGTCGACCAGCTTTTCGACCGGTTGCTGCACACCGAGGACGACGCGCTGATCGCCGCCCGGGAGTCGGCTGCGGCGGCTGGGATGCCGCAGATCGAGGTGTCCGCCCAGCACGGCAGGCTGCTGTTGTTACTGGCGACGATGATCGGTGCGCGGCGGGTGCTCGAAATCGGCACGCTCGCCGGGTACAGCACCATCAACCTGGCCCGCGGCGCCGGGCCCGACGGTCGCGTCGTCACCCTCGAATTCGACCCACGCCACGCCGAGGTGGCCCGGGCGAACCTGGCTCGCGCCGGTGTCGACGACCGGGTCGAGGTGCTGGTGGGTGCGGCGCTGGACACCTTGCCCACGCTGCAGACGGGCGCCCCGTTCGACCTGGTGTTCATCGATGCCGACAAGGAGAACAACGTCGCCTACGTCGAATGGGCGATCAGGCTCGGCCGGCAGGGCACGGTGATCGTGGTCGACAACGTCACCCGGATGGGCCGCATCTACGACCCGGCGCCCGATGACCTGCAGGCCACGGCGGTGCGCGAGATGCTCGAGATGATGGGCGGCCACCCGCGGTTGACGACCGCCGCGATCCAGACCGTCGGGGCCAAGAACTGGGACGGCTTCGCTGTCGCCGTCGTGACGTAG
- a CDS encoding DUF305 domain-containing protein, which yields MTARTLRPLALFAALLAVLFLSACTSSEQQSDGHTDHAHSEAAGDTQSPHNADDVTFARDMMPHHQQALQLVDLARGRSNDPALLELASAIAAAQGPEMDQLAGMLRSWGQDPEVGMDHSGHDMAAMPGMVDDATMKRLESLSGREFDTLWLESMISHHQGAVEMAKAEIANGDNPEAKAMAQHIIDAQEAEIAQMKQMLEG from the coding sequence ATGACCGCACGTACCCTCCGGCCGCTCGCCCTGTTCGCTGCTCTCCTCGCGGTGCTCTTCCTGTCCGCGTGTACGAGCTCCGAACAGCAGAGCGACGGCCACACCGATCATGCCCACAGCGAGGCCGCGGGCGACACTCAGTCGCCGCACAACGCCGACGACGTCACCTTCGCCCGCGACATGATGCCGCACCACCAGCAGGCCCTGCAGCTGGTCGACCTGGCACGGGGCCGCTCCAACGATCCGGCGCTGCTCGAACTCGCCTCGGCGATCGCCGCGGCGCAGGGACCGGAGATGGACCAGCTGGCGGGGATGCTGCGCAGCTGGGGCCAGGACCCCGAGGTCGGCATGGACCACAGCGGGCACGACATGGCCGCCATGCCCGGCATGGTCGACGACGCCACGATGAAGCGTCTCGAGTCGCTGAGCGGCCGGGAATTCGACACACTGTGGTTGGAATCGATGATCAGCCACCACCAGGGTGCGGTGGAGATGGCCAAGGCCGAGATCGCCAACGGTGACAATCCGGAGGCCAAGGCGATGGCCCAGCACATCATCGACGCCCAGGAGGCGGAGATCGCCCAGATGAAGCAGATGCTGGAGGGTTGA
- a CDS encoding DUF4129 domain-containing protein encodes MPGADKATARTVAVIVLILLAGVGLRGQLPGAERTADEPVEPGAGPLIAVVVMLALSMAVIAVSVVSQSRDPVVRPETSGDLPRERGGDGRRWTWRMALVVAGALAVWLLVVVALMRLGGWLEVPTDQPAAPSSDSDSDPDPSGAADSTPPPDEEEAPGSVDVFGYFAGAAVLFVMLSVIATMIGRTKRRRPAAAAAVAADGEVAPVSGTRSLARAAERGLIAIGDLSREPREAIIACYAAMERELGKSPSAMPLDSDTPSEVLARAVDRNLLHGGNATELVDLFEEARFSTHVMGEEHREAAVQVLQLVLRELQDAA; translated from the coding sequence ATGCCCGGTGCCGACAAGGCGACAGCACGCACGGTCGCGGTGATCGTGCTGATCCTGCTCGCCGGTGTCGGCCTGCGGGGCCAACTCCCCGGTGCAGAACGCACCGCTGACGAACCGGTCGAACCCGGGGCCGGCCCGCTCATCGCGGTGGTGGTGATGCTGGCACTGTCGATGGCCGTCATCGCCGTCTCGGTCGTCAGCCAGTCGCGTGACCCCGTCGTCCGCCCGGAGACCAGCGGCGATCTGCCTCGCGAGCGCGGTGGCGACGGCAGGCGATGGACGTGGCGGATGGCGCTCGTGGTTGCCGGGGCGCTGGCGGTGTGGCTGCTGGTCGTGGTGGCGCTGATGCGGCTCGGCGGCTGGCTCGAGGTGCCCACCGACCAACCCGCGGCCCCGTCCTCGGACTCGGACTCGGACCCGGATCCGTCCGGCGCCGCCGATTCGACGCCCCCACCCGACGAGGAGGAGGCGCCGGGGTCCGTCGACGTGTTCGGGTACTTCGCCGGTGCCGCAGTCCTGTTCGTCATGCTGTCGGTGATCGCCACGATGATCGGCCGCACCAAGCGGCGGCGTCCGGCAGCAGCCGCGGCCGTCGCCGCCGACGGTGAGGTGGCGCCGGTCAGCGGAACCCGGTCGCTCGCACGCGCCGCCGAACGCGGGCTGATCGCGATCGGTGACCTCAGCCGCGAACCGCGGGAGGCGATCATCGCCTGCTACGCAGCGATGGAGCGGGAGCTCGGCAAATCCCCCAGCGCGATGCCGCTGGACTCCGACACCCCATCGGAGGTGCTGGCCCGCGCCGTCGACCGCAACCTGCTGCACGGAGGGAACGCGACCGAACTCGTCGACCTCTTCGAGGAAGCCCGGTTCAGCACGCACGTGATGGGTGAGGAACACCGTGAGGCCGCAGTGCAGGTACTGCAACTCGTGCTGCGCGAACTGCAGGACGCGGCATGA
- the ricR gene encoding copper-sensing transcriptional repressor RicR, protein MSTRAPEDVAVHGYSAQKENYAKRLRRIEGQVRGIAKMIEDDKYCIDVLTQISAVNSALQSVALGLLDEHLGHCVSQAVAEGGEQADAKLAEASAAIARLVRS, encoded by the coding sequence ATGTCCACAAGGGCCCCGGAAGACGTTGCCGTGCACGGCTACTCGGCGCAGAAGGAGAACTACGCCAAACGGCTGCGCCGGATCGAGGGGCAGGTCCGTGGCATCGCGAAGATGATCGAGGACGACAAGTACTGCATCGACGTCCTCACCCAGATCAGCGCCGTCAACAGCGCGCTGCAGTCCGTCGCGCTGGGCCTGCTCGACGAACACCTCGGCCACTGCGTCAGCCAGGCCGTCGCCGAGGGCGGTGAGCAGGCCGACGCGAAACTCGCCGAGGCCAGTGCGGCGATCGCCAGACTGGTGCGGTCCTGA
- a CDS encoding L,D-transpeptidase, which translates to MPQRTVRKLTTAIFAAGLLGGLALGAPSALAQPAPPPPPPPVNPIAPPPPPANPYAFPAPAVANPYAPTAQPLPIPEGTPAGQNPTPYVGQPVFAPPTFNPVDGSIAGAAKPIYIDFQRPIANRQLAEDAIHISSNPPVPGRFYWTSDTQVRWRPQDFWPAGTVVNIDASGTKSSFTVPEQLVATIDNATKEMEIVRNGEVVETFPISMGKKGYDTKNGTYYVLEKFADIVMDSSTYGVPVDDPSGEGYKLKVQDAVRIDNSGVFVHSAPWSVGAQGNSNVSHGCINLAPEDAQWFYDNFGSGDAVVIKNSTGSYTQPDGASDWQMF; encoded by the coding sequence ATGCCGCAGCGGACTGTGCGGAAGCTGACCACCGCGATCTTCGCGGCCGGACTCTTGGGAGGACTGGCGCTGGGCGCCCCGTCGGCGCTGGCCCAGCCCGCGCCACCACCCCCGCCGCCACCGGTGAACCCGATCGCGCCGCCGCCACCGCCGGCCAACCCGTACGCGTTCCCGGCACCGGCCGTGGCGAACCCGTACGCGCCGACCGCGCAGCCGCTGCCCATCCCCGAGGGCACCCCGGCCGGCCAGAACCCGACCCCCTACGTCGGGCAACCGGTGTTCGCACCGCCGACGTTCAACCCGGTCGACGGTTCGATCGCCGGGGCGGCCAAGCCGATCTACATCGACTTCCAGCGGCCGATCGCGAACCGCCAGCTCGCCGAGGACGCGATCCACATCTCCTCGAACCCGCCAGTGCCCGGCCGGTTCTACTGGACCAGCGACACCCAGGTGCGCTGGCGGCCGCAGGACTTCTGGCCGGCGGGCACGGTGGTCAACATCGACGCGTCGGGCACCAAGTCCAGCTTCACCGTCCCCGAGCAACTTGTCGCCACGATCGACAACGCCACCAAGGAGATGGAGATCGTGCGCAACGGGGAGGTGGTGGAGACCTTCCCCATCTCGATGGGCAAAAAGGGTTACGACACCAAGAACGGCACCTACTACGTGCTGGAGAAGTTCGCCGACATCGTGATGGACTCCTCCACCTACGGTGTGCCGGTCGATGACCCGTCCGGGGAGGGTTACAAGCTCAAGGTGCAGGACGCGGTACGCATCGACAACAGCGGCGTCTTCGTGCACAGCGCGCCCTGGTCGGTGGGTGCGCAGGGCAACAGCAACGTCAGCCACGGATGCATCAATCTCGCACCCGAGGACGCCCAGTGGTTCTACGACAACTTCGGCAGCGGTGACGCGGTCGTGATCAAGAACTCGACCGGCTCCTACACCCAGCCCGACGGTGCCTCCGACTGGCAGATGTTCTGA